ATCGCGTGGGTGAATCTTCAGCAGCGCCAGGGCTTGCAGGCGTTGTTGGATCTCCTGCGGGCTCAGCACGCCGGGGTTGTTCTCGATCACCAGCGAGTGCTGCTCGCCGGTCAGCGGGATGTTCACCTGGGCTTCGAGCAGGCCGTTGTTGTCGTAGGTGAAGCGCACGTCCAGCGAGACTTCGCCGGCCTTGCGCTTGGGCACGGGAATTTCCAGCTGGCCCAGTTCGATGTTGTCGCGCACCAGGCGGCTTTCGCCTTGATAGATTTTCAACAGCACGTAACTCTGGTTGTCGTGCAGGGTGACCACGCTCTTGACCCGGCTGACCGGCACGCTGCTGTTGCGCTCGATCAGCGGCAGGTAATGCCCGCTTTCGATATGGCCGCCGTACTGGTTCGAGGTTTCGATGCCCAGGGTGTAAGGGCAGACGTCGGTCAGCACGATCTCTTCCAGCGCTGCCGAACGGGCCTTGAGCGCGGCCTGGATCGCCGCACCGTGGGCGACCACCTGGTCGGGGTCGAGGCTGATGGACGGGAAGCGCCCGAACAGACCAGCCGCCAGTTTGCGCACCAATGGCATGCGCGTGGTGCCGCCGACCAGCAGGATTTCATCGAGGTCGCCGACGCGAATCCGCGCGTCGCGCAGGGCCCGTTCAATCGGCGCGCGCAGGCGCTCCAGCAAGGGCGTGTAGAGCTTGGCGAGTTCGGCCTGAGTGATGGTGCTGACCCACTGCTGGCCGTCGACGCGCAGGGCGAATTCGGCGCTGTCGTCCTGGCCCAAGGCTTTGCGCACGCGCTCGGCTTCGCGGCGCAGGGCTTGCAGCACACTGCTGGTGGGCGGGAAGCCTTGGGCATTGCGCTGGCTGTCGACGAAGTGTTCGAGCAACAGGGTGTCGAAATCTTCGCCGCCGAGGAAGTTGTCGCCGGCGCTGGCACGCACCTCCATCACGCCGTCGAACAGCTCGATGATCGACACGTCGAAGGTGCCTCCGCCGAGGTCGAACACCAGGAACGAAGTTTCCTTGTCACGCTGGTGCAGGCCGTAGGCCAACGCGGCGGCGGTGGGTTCGTTGATGAGTTTTTCAACGTTGAGCCCGGCCAACTCACCGGCGATGCGCGTGGCCTTGCGTTGGCCGTCACTGAAGTAGGCGGGCACGCTGATCACCGCTTCGGTGACGGTCTGGCCGTAAGTGCGCTCGATGTCTTCCTTGAGGCTTTTGAGTACCAGCGCCGAGAGTTCTTCGGGGCGGAACGAACGGTCGCCCAGGCGTACTTCCGTGGCACTGCCCATGAAGCGCTTGAACAGCGACGTGGTCATGTGCGGGTGGGTGTGCAGGCGTTCCTTGGCGGCTTGGCCCACCAGGATGCGGCCTTGATCATCCAGGCCGACCACACTCG
The sequence above is a segment of the Pseudomonas sp. R76 genome. Coding sequences within it:
- a CDS encoding molecular chaperone HscC, with the translated sequence MIVGIDLGTTNSLAAVWRGDAAEMVPNALGQLLTPSVVGLDDQGRILVGQAAKERLHTHPHMTTSLFKRFMGSATEVRLGDRSFRPEELSALVLKSLKEDIERTYGQTVTEAVISVPAYFSDGQRKATRIAGELAGLNVEKLINEPTAAALAYGLHQRDKETSFLVFDLGGGTFDVSIIELFDGVMEVRASAGDNFLGGEDFDTLLLEHFVDSQRNAQGFPPTSSVLQALRREAERVRKALGQDDSAEFALRVDGQQWVSTITQAELAKLYTPLLERLRAPIERALRDARIRVGDLDEILLVGGTTRMPLVRKLAAGLFGRFPSISLDPDQVVAHGAAIQAALKARSAALEEIVLTDVCPYTLGIETSNQYGGHIESGHYLPLIERNSSVPVSRVKSVVTLHDNQSYVLLKIYQGESRLVRDNIELGQLEIPVPKRKAGEVSLDVRFTYDNNGLLEAQVNIPLTGEQHSLVIENNPGVLSPQEIQQRLQALALLKIHPRDQQVNTVLTARLERLYQENLGELREQLGHWAAQFQQVLDTQDERRIREARSELTRQLEQLDNGFWR